The Deinococcus proteolyticus MRP genome includes a window with the following:
- a CDS encoding DUF1338 domain-containing protein, translating to MTDRRETLKYVLDGLMRRYQERVPDVQNIIADMVEGGLIDRAEDIENDHIAFRTMGVPQLGIGSFEKIFLHYGYQRREPYQFEGKKLDAFWYSPPEPLPGQPAFPRIFVSELRVGDLSEEAQRIITSYTDEVKSDPVDDLDLDDGAQVDEFLHRALWRLPSYADYQRLQDESEYAAWVIYNRYYLNHFTVSVHNLPQGYDTIEDFNRFLEGHGYTLNSSGGKAKQSPDGLLIQSSTVAEMIDAEFEGGQTERISGSYVEFAERRPLPEFQHLPKAELTRERRREGFEAGNADKIFESTYSSQTAQRG from the coding sequence ATGACCGACCGACGCGAAACCCTGAAATACGTGCTGGACGGCCTGATGCGCCGCTATCAGGAGCGGGTGCCCGACGTACAGAACATCATTGCGGACATGGTGGAAGGCGGCCTGATTGACCGGGCCGAGGACATCGAAAACGACCACATCGCTTTCCGTACCATGGGCGTGCCGCAGCTGGGGATAGGGAGCTTCGAGAAGATTTTCTTGCACTACGGCTACCAGCGCCGCGAGCCTTACCAGTTCGAGGGCAAGAAGCTGGACGCTTTCTGGTACTCGCCGCCCGAGCCGCTGCCGGGCCAGCCCGCGTTCCCGCGTATCTTCGTCTCGGAGTTGCGGGTGGGCGACCTGAGCGAGGAAGCGCAGCGCATCATCACCAGCTACACGGACGAGGTCAAATCGGACCCGGTAGACGACCTGGACCTGGACGACGGGGCGCAGGTGGACGAGTTCCTGCACCGGGCGCTGTGGCGGCTGCCCAGCTACGCCGACTACCAGCGGCTACAGGACGAATCCGAGTACGCCGCCTGGGTCATCTACAACCGCTACTACCTCAACCACTTCACGGTCAGCGTGCACAACCTGCCGCAGGGCTACGACACCATCGAGGACTTCAACCGCTTTCTGGAAGGGCACGGCTACACCCTCAATTCCAGCGGCGGCAAGGCCAAGCAGAGCCCCGACGGCCTGCTGATTCAGAGCAGCACCGTGGCCGAGATGATCGACGCCGAATTTGAGGGCGGCCAGACCGAGCGCATCAGCGGCTCGTACGTGGAGTTCGCGGAGCGCCGCCCACTGCCGGAGTTCCAGCATCTGCCCAAGGCGGAGCTGACCCGCGAGCGGCGCCGCGAAGGCTTCGAGGCAGGTAACGCCGACAAGATTTTCGAGAGCACCTATTCGTCCCAGACGGCCCAGCGCGGCTGA
- a CDS encoding BON domain-containing protein: MTRNRNDRYGSSDYDYDYVEQGDYGPSRRTRSEVGMDEYMRGDYRRGDTDDQGQGFINRESRRYVNDAARRPQDGQWQYRGEENFMQDQGRRQLGVQDDGRGADAGYGRRMVQPYYGERREEDRWTEGPVRRGVQVAGAYSAQEAAGSFRGKGPKGHQRSDERIREEVNDALEDAHNVDASDIEVTLQGGEVTLTGTVADRAQKRAAADCVEHLRGVRDVHNHLRLQTSTLNR, from the coding sequence ATGACCCGCAACCGCAACGACCGCTATGGCAGCAGCGATTACGACTACGACTATGTAGAGCAGGGCGACTACGGCCCCAGCCGGAGAACCCGCAGCGAGGTCGGCATGGACGAGTACATGCGCGGCGACTACCGCCGGGGCGACACCGACGACCAGGGCCAGGGCTTTATCAACCGGGAAAGCCGCCGCTACGTGAACGACGCCGCCCGCCGCCCACAGGACGGCCAGTGGCAGTACCGCGGCGAGGAGAACTTCATGCAGGACCAGGGCCGCCGCCAGCTGGGCGTGCAGGACGACGGGCGCGGAGCGGATGCCGGTTACGGACGCCGCATGGTGCAGCCCTACTACGGCGAGCGCCGAGAGGAAGACCGCTGGACCGAAGGCCCGGTGCGCCGCGGTGTGCAGGTCGCCGGAGCCTACAGCGCACAGGAGGCCGCCGGCAGCTTCCGTGGCAAGGGGCCCAAAGGCCACCAGCGCAGCGACGAGCGCATCCGCGAGGAAGTAAACGACGCCCTGGAAGACGCGCACAACGTGGACGCCAGCGACATTGAAGTGACCTTGCAGGGCGGCGAAGTGACCCTGACCGGCACCGTGGCCGACCGTGCCCAGAAGCGGGCTGCCGCCGACTGCGTGGAGCACCTGCGCGGCGTGCGCGACGTACACAACCACTTGCGCCTTCAGACCAGTACGCTGAACCGCTGA
- a CDS encoding NAD(P)/FAD-dependent oxidoreductase → MIVIGGGIIGAACAFRLSEAGQRVTVLDRGAAPGRGSSGRSGAGVRVQFSEEVNVRLSWESIQEYQRFPELYGRESGYVQNGYLFLVPESQWEAHAQGVAVQQGVGAPVEVISPQEAARYVPFVQDGIYRCTYGPQDGYIDPLLTLNAYTEMALELGAQVYRPAEVTHIERGGEGWTVYSSQGDFTAPTIVNASGAWSGAVAALAGLDVPVRPRRRSVYRTRNGNGTPSYPLTIDGTTNLWLRGHGDTVIFTVSNPYQPDGLEEGIDWPWLERVREAAAVRFPWLNELDVDRSYSFWGYYEMTPDGSPVLGRMEAEPGWINACGFSGHGVQQAAAVGRIVTSFVQGERPFIDVSSLQLERFARDRATAERHIV, encoded by the coding sequence GTGATTGTAATTGGCGGCGGCATTATCGGAGCGGCCTGTGCCTTTCGTCTCAGCGAAGCCGGGCAGCGGGTCACCGTGCTGGACCGGGGCGCGGCGCCGGGCCGGGGGTCTTCGGGCCGCAGCGGCGCCGGGGTGCGGGTGCAGTTCTCGGAAGAGGTGAACGTGCGCCTCTCGTGGGAAAGCATTCAGGAGTATCAGCGCTTCCCCGAGCTGTATGGCCGGGAAAGCGGCTATGTCCAGAACGGCTACCTGTTTCTGGTGCCCGAAAGCCAGTGGGAAGCCCACGCACAGGGCGTCGCCGTGCAGCAGGGGGTGGGCGCTCCGGTGGAGGTCATCTCGCCGCAGGAAGCTGCGCGCTACGTGCCCTTCGTGCAGGACGGCATCTACCGCTGCACCTACGGACCGCAGGACGGCTACATCGACCCGCTGCTCACCCTGAATGCCTATACCGAGATGGCGCTGGAGCTGGGCGCCCAGGTGTACCGCCCCGCCGAGGTGACGCACATCGAGCGGGGCGGCGAAGGCTGGACCGTGTACTCCAGCCAGGGCGACTTCACAGCTCCCACCATCGTGAACGCGTCGGGGGCCTGGAGCGGTGCGGTAGCGGCCCTGGCCGGGCTGGACGTGCCGGTGCGGCCCCGGCGGCGCAGCGTGTACCGCACCCGCAACGGCAACGGCACGCCGAGCTACCCGCTCACCATCGACGGCACCACCAACCTGTGGCTGCGCGGGCACGGCGACACGGTCATCTTTACCGTGTCCAACCCCTATCAGCCCGACGGCCTGGAAGAAGGCATTGACTGGCCCTGGCTGGAGCGGGTGCGGGAAGCCGCCGCCGTGCGCTTTCCCTGGCTGAACGAGCTGGACGTGGACCGCTCCTACAGCTTCTGGGGTTACTACGAGATGACGCCCGACGGCAGCCCGGTGCTGGGCCGTATGGAAGCCGAACCGGGCTGGATCAACGCCTGCGGCTTTTCCGGCCACGGGGTGCAGCAGGCCGCCGCCGTGGGGCGCATCGTGACCTCATTCGTGCAGGGCGAGCGGCCCTTTATCGACGTGAGCAGCCTGCAATTGGAGCGCTTTGCCCGCGACCGGGCGACGGCCGAGCGACACATCGTCTGA
- the ptsP gene encoding phosphoenolpyruvate--protein phosphotransferase, producing MIQLSPNLVRLGAQASSKQEAIRQVAELLSQAGHTDPAYFQGMLAREEQANTYLGSGIAIPHGTPETRHLIQRTGVAVLQVPGGVDWGGDTVRLVVGIAAASDEHLDILRQLTRVLNDPALVERLSTTGDPAEVVAALGGKAAPAALGGAAAPAALGGAAAPATPAPTPSDDLPYTAQVTLPNPQGMHARPASRLAGLVRAQGGRLRLARENEAQSADATRLMEVLGLGLKQGTVLTLSSDSEALLQAARDAIRAGLGDDLSAAAAPAAPQARREPTWVPAQVSATLEGVPAADGLVTGVTRQYRPQALEVRDEGGDDPAGQAAALDRALAAARAALDVTIADVQGRLGADKAAIFRAHQELLDDSGVLEDVAGLLLAGHGAAWAYRQVTDERIAALQKLDDPVLAGRAADLGDVQRRVLRALLGLGEEQPLDRGEPFILLAPDLTPSDTARLSLDTLLGFATEVGGPTSHTAIMARGLGVPAVVAAGAGLRDIPDGTPAILDGSSGRLYLRPSEADLHAAAEQRRRLEAGKQAAFAGRMQPGQTRDGTRVEVAANINRAADAGPALEHGAEGVGLMRTEFLYLESDHAPTEDEQEREYRAMAEVLAGRPLIIRTLDIGGDKAVPYLGLEQEDNSFLGIRGIRLCFERPDLFLPQLRAIARVAKDHPNVHVMFPMIATLADLRRARGMLEDVCRELDAPRIPVGVMIEVPSAALMARELAPEVDFFSVGTNDLTGYTLAMDRLHPVLARQADALHPAVLRLIAVTAEAAQAHGKWVGVCGGAAAEPAGALVLAGLGVRELSVSTPAVPAVKAALRRHDLTRLQEVARQALAQPDAAAVRALLEPLTEAEA from the coding sequence ATGATTCAGCTTTCCCCCAACCTCGTTCGCCTGGGCGCGCAGGCCAGCAGCAAGCAGGAGGCCATCCGGCAGGTGGCCGAGCTGCTGAGCCAGGCCGGCCACACTGACCCCGCCTACTTTCAGGGCATGCTGGCCCGTGAGGAGCAGGCGAACACCTATCTGGGCAGCGGCATCGCCATTCCGCACGGCACCCCTGAAACCCGGCACTTGATTCAGAGAACCGGCGTGGCAGTGCTGCAAGTGCCCGGCGGCGTGGACTGGGGCGGCGACACCGTGCGGCTGGTGGTCGGTATTGCGGCCGCCAGCGACGAACACCTGGACATCCTGCGGCAGCTGACCCGCGTGCTGAACGACCCGGCCCTGGTCGAGCGCCTGAGCACCACGGGCGACCCGGCCGAAGTGGTGGCAGCCCTAGGCGGAAAAGCAGCACCGGCGGCCCTGGGCGGAGCGGCGGCACCGGCAGCCCTAGGCGGAGCGGCGGCACCGGCAACTCCAGCCCCTACGCCCAGCGACGACCTGCCGTACACCGCGCAGGTCACGCTGCCCAACCCGCAGGGCATGCACGCCCGGCCCGCCAGCCGGCTGGCCGGGCTGGTCAGGGCGCAGGGTGGGCGGCTGCGGCTGGCCCGCGAGAATGAGGCGCAGAGCGCCGACGCCACCCGGCTGATGGAAGTGCTGGGGCTGGGCCTGAAACAGGGCACGGTCCTCACCCTCAGCAGCGACAGCGAAGCGCTGCTGCAAGCGGCCCGCGACGCCATCCGCGCTGGCCTGGGCGATGACCTGAGTGCTGCTGCGGCCCCCGCAGCTCCCCAGGCCCGGCGCGAGCCTACCTGGGTTCCCGCGCAGGTGAGCGCCACGCTGGAAGGCGTGCCCGCCGCTGACGGTCTGGTCACCGGGGTGACCCGGCAGTACCGCCCGCAGGCCCTGGAGGTACGCGACGAGGGCGGAGACGACCCGGCCGGCCAGGCTGCCGCGCTGGACCGCGCCCTGGCCGCTGCACGCGCTGCACTGGACGTGACCATCGCCGATGTGCAGGGGCGCCTGGGCGCCGACAAGGCCGCTATCTTCCGTGCCCACCAGGAATTGCTGGACGACTCCGGCGTGCTGGAGGACGTGGCCGGATTGCTGCTGGCCGGCCACGGTGCCGCCTGGGCCTACCGGCAGGTGACGGACGAGCGCATCGCGGCCCTGCAGAAGCTAGATGACCCGGTGCTGGCCGGCCGCGCCGCAGACCTGGGCGACGTGCAGCGGCGGGTGCTGCGCGCCCTGCTGGGCCTGGGCGAGGAACAGCCGCTGGACCGGGGCGAGCCGTTTATCCTGCTGGCCCCGGACCTGACCCCCAGCGACACCGCCCGCTTGAGCCTGGACACGCTGCTGGGCTTCGCCACCGAAGTCGGCGGACCCACCAGCCACACGGCCATCATGGCGCGGGGCCTGGGCGTGCCGGCGGTGGTGGCGGCCGGGGCGGGCCTGCGCGATATCCCCGACGGCACCCCTGCCATTTTGGACGGCAGCTCGGGCCGGCTGTACCTACGCCCCTCGGAAGCCGACCTGCACGCCGCGGCAGAGCAGCGCCGGCGACTGGAAGCCGGCAAGCAGGCGGCTTTTGCCGGTCGGATGCAGCCGGGACAGACCCGCGACGGCACCCGCGTGGAGGTGGCCGCCAACATCAACCGCGCCGCAGACGCCGGCCCGGCCCTGGAACACGGCGCCGAAGGCGTGGGCCTGATGCGCACCGAGTTTCTGTATCTGGAAAGCGACCACGCCCCCACCGAGGACGAGCAGGAGCGTGAATACCGCGCCATGGCCGAGGTGCTGGCCGGCCGGCCCCTGATTATCCGCACGCTGGACATCGGCGGGGACAAGGCGGTGCCGTACCTGGGGCTGGAGCAGGAGGACAACTCTTTTCTGGGTATCCGGGGGATCCGGCTGTGTTTCGAGCGCCCGGACCTGTTTTTGCCGCAGCTGCGGGCCATTGCGCGGGTGGCGAAGGACCATCCGAACGTCCATGTGATGTTCCCGATGATTGCCACCCTGGCCGACCTGCGCCGCGCCCGGGGCATGCTGGAAGACGTTTGCCGCGAGCTGGATGCCCCGCGCATCCCGGTAGGCGTGATGATCGAGGTGCCCTCGGCGGCGCTGATGGCCCGTGAGCTGGCCCCGGAAGTGGACTTTTTCAGTGTGGGGACCAACGACCTGACCGGCTACACCCTGGCGATGGACCGGCTGCACCCGGTGCTGGCCCGCCAGGCCGACGCCCTGCACCCTGCCGTGCTGCGCCTGATTGCGGTGACGGCTGAGGCCGCGCAGGCCCACGGCAAGTGGGTGGGCGTGTGTGGAGGAGCGGCGGCCGAGCCGGCCGGAGCGCTGGTCCTGGCCGGCCTGGGCGTGCGGGAACTGTCGGTCAGTACCCCGGCCGTGCCGGCCGTCAAGGCGGCGCTGCGCCGGCACGACCTGACCCGCCTGCAGGAGGTCGCCCGCCAGGCCCTCGCCCAGCCGGACGCCGCCGCCGTGCGGGCACTGCTGGAACCGCTGACGGAGGCAGAAGCGTGA
- a CDS encoding GAF domain-containing protein, which yields MTASAPGASPRPPSLTEHLQDVTERLAAARTQEEVFQTVLRPALEGVDAIAGAVLLVDAAGERLELAATQDYEEGAQTIWQAGPLTGNVPAGDALQRGEALFFEEQGELVRTYPALEERSGAVAPVANAVLPMFLDHRPLGTLILDFREPHHFTREERRFLMTLAAQCAIALGRARLMADLQGQLAERTRQIEQEARAHAAFVAFAEAAGTENDVAVLVRQALQLLSHHFPGGAGAYCVREDGRWVGQGWSATLPPELVSTLTAGLDAGFPLLDRMQREKSTVFCDDWSPDDRHIPGTEGYRMIFCSPLTLEGEIHAFLSFARRQAHGPQGWSAQDRTLVRAIGRSLELALERAQQAARLQARRQEAERRSEMLATFAELSRDLVLDTDPYSLIRRTQEVALDLLPAAFSAYFELQGGVWQARTQAGADPDGATDELGAGQPFGAAPHLSGPYQSGEPTYQQEPGPGGRSSVSLPVAVNGQVRGVLTFVLAGPQPWNEEDRAILETVGHQLRLALERAEQTQRLHEQNGELEAFTYSVSHDLRTPVRHIMGFNRLLRGNLGTEIDAKSERYLTVIDDATVRMNTLIDAMLDLSRTARATLKMGPVDLGSLVAEVRSELEAEEEDRAVVWEVAPLPQVTGDRATLHQAAVNLLSNALKYTRTREEAHIRVWAEERPYEWAVFVRDNGVGFDPHYSERLFGVFQRLHRADEFEGTGVGLANVRRIVARHGGTVSAESRLGEGATFGFTLPKQS from the coding sequence ATGACCGCCTCCGCCCCGGGAGCTTCCCCCCGGCCGCCCTCGTTGACCGAACATCTGCAGGACGTGACCGAGCGTCTCGCTGCTGCCCGCACGCAGGAGGAAGTGTTCCAAACGGTGCTGCGCCCGGCGCTGGAAGGGGTGGACGCCATTGCCGGAGCAGTGCTGCTCGTTGACGCCGCCGGGGAGCGTCTGGAACTGGCCGCCACCCAGGACTACGAAGAAGGCGCCCAGACCATCTGGCAGGCCGGCCCGCTGACCGGAAACGTGCCCGCCGGCGACGCGCTGCAGCGGGGCGAAGCCCTGTTTTTCGAGGAGCAGGGCGAACTGGTGCGCACCTACCCGGCGCTGGAGGAGCGCAGCGGCGCCGTTGCCCCGGTCGCCAACGCGGTGCTGCCCATGTTTCTGGACCACCGCCCGCTGGGCACGCTGATTCTGGACTTCAGGGAACCGCACCACTTCACGCGTGAAGAGCGGCGCTTCCTGATGACGCTGGCGGCCCAGTGTGCCATCGCGCTGGGCCGCGCCCGGCTGATGGCCGACCTGCAGGGGCAGCTGGCCGAGCGAACCCGGCAGATTGAGCAAGAAGCCCGCGCCCACGCCGCCTTCGTGGCCTTTGCCGAGGCGGCCGGCACCGAGAACGACGTGGCCGTGCTGGTGCGCCAGGCGCTGCAACTGCTCAGCCACCATTTCCCGGGCGGCGCCGGAGCTTACTGCGTGCGCGAAGATGGGCGCTGGGTAGGACAGGGCTGGTCGGCCACGCTCCCGCCTGAGCTGGTGAGCACCCTGACCGCCGGGCTGGACGCCGGGTTCCCGCTGCTGGACAGAATGCAGCGGGAGAAAAGCACCGTTTTTTGCGACGACTGGTCGCCGGATGACCGCCATATTCCCGGCACCGAAGGGTACCGGATGATTTTCTGCTCGCCGCTCACGCTGGAAGGCGAAATCCACGCTTTTCTGAGCTTTGCTCGCCGCCAGGCGCACGGGCCTCAGGGGTGGAGTGCGCAGGACCGCACGCTGGTCCGCGCCATCGGCCGCAGCCTGGAGCTGGCGCTGGAACGGGCACAGCAGGCGGCGCGGCTGCAGGCCCGCAGGCAGGAGGCCGAGCGGCGTAGCGAGATGCTGGCCACTTTCGCCGAGCTGTCGCGCGACCTGGTGCTGGATACCGATCCCTACAGCCTGATTCGGCGCACACAGGAGGTGGCACTGGACCTGCTGCCTGCCGCCTTTTCCGCCTATTTCGAGCTGCAGGGCGGCGTGTGGCAGGCCCGGACCCAGGCGGGGGCCGACCCGGACGGGGCCACGGATGAACTGGGCGCCGGCCAGCCGTTCGGCGCGGCACCCCACCTGAGCGGGCCTTATCAGAGCGGCGAGCCCACCTATCAGCAGGAACCCGGTCCTGGCGGGCGGTCCAGCGTCTCGCTCCCTGTCGCGGTAAACGGGCAGGTGCGCGGCGTGCTGACTTTCGTGCTGGCCGGGCCTCAGCCCTGGAACGAGGAAGACCGCGCCATTCTGGAGACCGTGGGACACCAGCTGCGGCTGGCGCTGGAGCGGGCCGAGCAGACCCAGCGGCTGCACGAACAGAACGGCGAACTGGAAGCCTTTACCTACTCGGTCAGCCACGACCTGCGCACGCCGGTGCGGCACATTATGGGCTTCAACCGGCTGCTGCGCGGCAACCTGGGCACCGAGATAGACGCCAAATCCGAGCGCTACCTCACGGTCATTGACGACGCCACCGTGCGGATGAACACCCTGATCGACGCCATGCTGGACCTGTCGCGCACGGCGCGGGCCACCCTGAAGATGGGGCCGGTGGACCTGGGCAGCCTGGTGGCCGAGGTGAGAAGCGAGCTGGAAGCCGAGGAGGAGGACCGGGCGGTGGTGTGGGAGGTCGCGCCGCTGCCGCAGGTGACCGGCGACCGCGCCACATTGCACCAAGCCGCCGTGAACCTGCTGTCCAACGCGCTGAAATACACCCGGACACGGGAAGAAGCCCACATCCGGGTCTGGGCCGAGGAGCGCCCCTACGAGTGGGCCGTGTTCGTGCGCGACAACGGAGTGGGTTTCGACCCGCACTACAGTGAGCGGCTGTTCGGGGTCTTTCAGCGCCTGCACCGCGCCGACGAGTTCGAAGGTACCGGAGTGGGCCTTGCCAACGTGCGGCGTATCGTGGCCCGGCACGGCGGGACCGTCAGCGCCGAGAGCCGACTGGGCGAAGGCGCCACGTTCGGCTTTACCCTCCCCAAGCAGAGCTGA
- a CDS encoding aldehyde dehydrogenase family protein has translation MTQTQNRPSIKTYGHLIGGEETVPQDAPTFQSRSSGNLSDVLAAFPEADRDTVRRACEVARAAFPRWKATPAPVRGEIIGNIGRAIAREKETLSRLLSREMGKTLKEARGDVQEAVDTCAFFQSEGRRLYGQTVPSEMPNKELKTYRRPLGVVGMVTAGNFPVAVPSWKIIPALLTGNTVVWKPSEDAPLTSYAFAKLLEEAGVPDGVLNVVFGGGKDAAGQFLVEMLDEKLVQKIAFTGSTEVGRWIGEVAGRNLTHPTLELGGKNPLVVMRDADLDNAVQGALWAAYGTGGQRCTSAGNIIVDAPVYGEFRDKLLAAMQNIRIGNPVEHEGVLYGPFINERFFRSWEAHYARGEEDGATLLYGRGRITPENKPEGFQGDPEAAFYGWPTLWEGVQPGMKLFQNEVFGPTVNLVKVDGFDEAIAAANAVDYGLSSAIYTNDRTWANRFQEEIEAGMTSINNSTTGAEAHMPFGGTKGSGNGTRESGMWVLDSYTYWHGVNDDISGKLQLAQMDTEYAQPREAFSVGGLTPGAQEVEGV, from the coding sequence ATGACCCAGACACAGAACAGACCCTCTATCAAGACCTACGGGCACCTGATCGGCGGCGAGGAAACCGTACCCCAGGATGCGCCGACCTTCCAGAGCCGCTCCAGCGGCAACCTCAGCGACGTGCTGGCCGCTTTTCCCGAAGCCGACCGGGACACCGTCCGCCGGGCCTGCGAGGTGGCCCGCGCCGCTTTTCCCCGCTGGAAAGCCACGCCGGCCCCGGTGCGCGGCGAGATCATCGGCAACATCGGCCGGGCGATTGCCCGCGAAAAGGAGACGCTCAGCCGCCTGCTCAGCCGCGAGATGGGCAAGACGCTGAAAGAGGCACGCGGGGACGTGCAGGAAGCGGTGGACACCTGCGCCTTTTTCCAGTCGGAAGGCCGGCGGCTGTACGGCCAGACCGTACCCAGCGAGATGCCCAACAAGGAGCTGAAAACCTACCGCCGCCCGCTGGGTGTGGTGGGGATGGTCACGGCGGGCAACTTCCCGGTGGCGGTGCCCAGCTGGAAAATCATCCCCGCGCTGCTGACCGGCAACACGGTGGTGTGGAAGCCCAGCGAGGACGCGCCGCTGACCTCCTATGCTTTTGCCAAATTGCTGGAGGAAGCGGGTGTCCCGGACGGCGTGCTGAACGTGGTCTTTGGCGGTGGCAAGGACGCGGCGGGGCAGTTCCTGGTAGAGATGCTGGACGAAAAACTGGTCCAGAAAATCGCCTTTACCGGCTCCACCGAAGTGGGCCGCTGGATTGGTGAGGTGGCCGGGCGCAACCTGACCCACCCCACCCTGGAACTGGGCGGCAAGAATCCGCTGGTCGTGATGCGCGACGCCGACCTGGACAATGCCGTGCAGGGGGCACTGTGGGCCGCCTACGGCACCGGCGGGCAGCGCTGCACCAGCGCCGGCAACATCATCGTGGACGCGCCCGTGTACGGCGAATTTAGGGACAAGTTGCTGGCCGCCATGCAGAACATCCGCATCGGGAACCCGGTAGAGCATGAGGGTGTGCTGTACGGTCCGTTTATCAACGAGCGCTTTTTCCGGTCGTGGGAAGCCCACTACGCCCGGGGTGAGGAGGACGGGGCCACGCTGCTGTACGGCAGAGGCCGCATTACCCCCGAGAACAAACCGGAGGGCTTTCAGGGCGACCCGGAAGCGGCCTTTTACGGCTGGCCGACCCTGTGGGAAGGCGTGCAGCCGGGCATGAAACTGTTTCAAAACGAGGTCTTCGGTCCCACGGTGAACCTGGTCAAGGTGGACGGCTTCGACGAAGCGATTGCGGCGGCCAACGCGGTGGATTATGGTCTCTCCAGCGCGATTTATACCAACGACCGCACCTGGGCCAACCGCTTTCAGGAAGAAATCGAAGCGGGCATGACCTCTATCAACAACTCCACCACCGGGGCCGAAGCCCATATGCCGTTCGGGGGCACCAAGGGCAGCGGCAACGGCACCCGCGAAAGCGGCATGTGGGTGCTGGACAGCTACACCTACTGGCACGGCGTGAACGACGACATTTCCGGCAAGTTGCAGCTGGCACAGATGGACACCGAGTACGCCCAGCCCCGCGAAGCCTTCAGCGTGGGTGGCCTGACCCCAGGCGCGCAGGAGGTGGAAGGGGTCTAG
- a CDS encoding SDR family oxidoreductase: MNLQDARILVTGSTSGIGLATARRLREGGARVVLSGRDPAKIAALREEGWHVIQADVAREEEAVRLVRGAAEHLGGLDVLVNNAGGGRFAPLLDQDLTEFRQVLDTNLVGAMLVAREAARLMVQNADGAGRGTIINIGSVSGLRGSAGAGAYSASKFALRGLTQSWRDELRPKNIRVSYVAPSEVVTGFGGSDPQQRKNAERKIQPEDIAHAVAALVEMDDRAFVTELEVFATNPW, from the coding sequence ATGAACCTGCAAGACGCCCGTATCCTGGTTACCGGCAGCACGTCCGGCATCGGTCTGGCCACTGCCCGCCGCCTGCGCGAAGGGGGCGCCCGTGTGGTGCTCTCCGGCCGCGACCCCGCCAAAATCGCTGCCCTGCGTGAAGAAGGCTGGCACGTGATTCAGGCCGACGTGGCCCGTGAAGAAGAAGCCGTGCGCCTGGTGCGCGGGGCCGCCGAACACCTGGGTGGGCTGGACGTGCTGGTGAACAATGCCGGCGGTGGCCGTTTCGCCCCTTTGCTGGACCAGGACCTGACCGAGTTCCGCCAGGTGCTGGACACCAATCTGGTGGGGGCCATGCTGGTGGCGCGCGAGGCGGCCCGCCTGATGGTGCAGAACGCGGACGGCGCGGGGCGCGGCACCATCATCAACATCGGCAGCGTGTCGGGCCTGCGTGGCTCGGCAGGTGCGGGAGCCTACAGCGCCAGCAAGTTCGCCCTGCGCGGCCTGACCCAAAGCTGGCGCGACGAGCTGCGCCCCAAAAATATCCGCGTGAGCTATGTGGCGCCTAGCGAGGTGGTCACCGGATTCGGCGGCAGTGACCCACAGCAGCGCAAAAATGCCGAGCGCAAGATTCAGCCCGAGGACATCGCCCACGCGGTCGCCGCCCTGGTCGAGATGGACGACCGCGCCTTCGTCACCGAGCTGGAAGTGTTCGCCACCAACCCCTGGTAA
- a CDS encoding DeoR/GlpR family DNA-binding transcription regulator produces the protein MSNLHAQERHQRIMQLLRERGFMKTQALIAALGASGATVRRDLEALAAAGQIDRVHGGASPRSGDIRYLQRQRQEAPAKARLAAAALDLLRPGQTVYLDAGTTARAVARALKRRPELTRTLRVVTHGIDIAYDLNGECDLYVVGGEVYGSTYSLTGPDALRALERYRYDLFFVGCTSIDPERGPTNSNLTEAHQKAAIMARSAKSVLIADGHKWGAGDFAPFAHFGQLSAWVTDQATPEARAAFQEAGAEVLEAGPA, from the coding sequence ATGAGCAATCTGCACGCCCAGGAGCGGCATCAGCGCATCATGCAGCTGCTGCGTGAGCGCGGTTTTATGAAGACACAGGCCCTGATTGCCGCGCTGGGTGCCAGCGGCGCCACGGTTCGCCGTGACCTGGAAGCGCTGGCGGCAGCCGGCCAGATTGACCGGGTCCACGGCGGCGCCAGCCCCCGCAGCGGGGACATCCGCTACCTGCAGCGCCAACGCCAGGAGGCCCCGGCCAAAGCGCGTCTGGCGGCCGCCGCGCTGGACCTGCTACGCCCCGGACAGACCGTGTATCTGGACGCCGGCACCACCGCCCGCGCCGTGGCCCGCGCCCTCAAGCGCCGCCCCGAGCTGACCCGGACCCTGCGGGTGGTCACCCACGGTATCGACATCGCCTACGATCTGAACGGCGAGTGCGACCTGTACGTGGTGGGCGGCGAGGTGTACGGCAGTACCTACAGCCTGACCGGCCCCGACGCCCTGCGCGCACTGGAACGCTACCGCTACGACCTGTTTTTCGTGGGCTGCACGTCCATTGACCCGGAGCGCGGCCCCACCAACTCCAACCTCACCGAGGCGCACCAGAAAGCCGCCATCATGGCCCGCTCGGCCAAAAGCGTGCTGATTGCGGACGGCCACAAGTGGGGCGCGGGCGACTTTGCCCCGTTCGCCCATTTCGGGCAGCTGAGCGCCTGGGTCACCGACCAGGCCACCCCAGAGGCGCGGGCCGCTTTTCAGGAGGCCGGCGCCGAGGTGCTGGAAGCCGGACCGGCATAA